A window of Spiroplasma syrphidicola EA-1 contains these coding sequences:
- a CDS encoding tRNA (adenine(22)-N(1))-methyltransferase, translated as MTKLSERLLLIAKQVNNKDIICDIGTDHGLVPIYLAKGNLITKAYACDIAPKPLQQAIDNIKKYDVEEVITPILADGLNGVKGIKIDSCIIAGMGSSTIFDILQEDQTTIGRYIFCPNDDPYLLRQWVKDQKYFIEKELLIKENNYIYEIIVVNKVAGHKVKSQKDIAFGVLLHKEQSALFNEKWLLKSDYYQTLLGQLPEKSQRYKELKKKLKLINKMI; from the coding sequence ATGACTAAATTATCAGAGCGTTTATTGTTAATCGCCAAGCAAGTTAATAATAAAGATATTATTTGTGATATTGGGACAGACCATGGTTTAGTACCAATTTATTTAGCGAAAGGTAATTTAATCACAAAAGCATATGCTTGCGATATCGCACCAAAGCCGCTTCAACAAGCAATTGACAATATTAAAAAATATGACGTTGAAGAAGTTATCACTCCAATTTTAGCTGATGGCTTAAATGGGGTTAAAGGGATAAAAATTGATTCATGTATTATTGCCGGGATGGGAAGTAGTACTATTTTTGATATTCTTCAAGAAGATCAAACAACAATTGGTCGTTATATTTTTTGTCCAAATGATGATCCTTATTTATTACGTCAATGGGTTAAAGACCAAAAATATTTTATTGAAAAAGAACTATTAATTAAAGAAAATAATTATATTTACGAAATTATTGTTGTTAATAAAGTGGCCGGTCACAAAGTCAAATCACAAAAAGATATTGCCTTTGGTGTTTTATTACACAAAGAGCAAAGCGCTTTATTTAATGAAAAGTGATTATTAAAAAGTGATTATTATCAAACCTTATTGGGGCAATTACCAGAAAAAAGTCAGCGTTATAAAGAATTAAAAAAGAAATTAAAATTAATTAATAAGATGATTTAA
- a CDS encoding sigma-70 family RNA polymerase sigma factor, producing the protein MELTKKEVKDMQTFEEFKEYVSKYLEENNNEIEQEKLLSLINDHFEIDDNDVDEYFEELLSNGVDFSDVTGIEEVEEQPEKPVKKAAEEKIKYKVGGISNETKIQDIIKAYFNVLGTSKILTREEEIKYAKMLESKDDEERKYGRDKLITSNLKLVVSVARKHLNRGLDFSDLIEEGNIGLMKAVDKFDYKRGFKFSTYATWWIRQAITRAIADQARTIRIPVHMVETINKLTRIERQLTQELGREPSFDEIAERMGQGMTGEKVREIKRLSIEPVSLEKPIGDEDDTHFGDFVDDKDIFTPDEYAEKESLREVIDEVFHEILSAREEKVIRMRFGILPTKLRTVLRLAKECEDETFPELVQTIKTLDIHYDTPIEKVQSRKNKLIDKHLSKYDSPKTLEEVGREFKVTRERIRQIEAKTIRKFKPNQATSKAKVLKDFFKG; encoded by the coding sequence ATGGAATTAACAAAAAAAGAAGTTAAGGATATGCAAACATTTGAGGAATTCAAAGAATATGTTAGCAAATATCTGGAAGAAAATAATAATGAAATTGAACAAGAAAAATTATTAAGTTTAATTAATGATCATTTTGAAATTGATGATAACGATGTTGACGAATATTTTGAGGAATTACTAAGCAACGGAGTTGATTTTAGCGATGTGACAGGAATCGAAGAAGTTGAAGAACAACCAGAAAAACCAGTAAAAAAAGCGGCAGAGGAAAAAATTAAATATAAAGTTGGGGGAATATCAAACGAAACTAAAATTCAAGATATTATTAAAGCTTATTTTAATGTCCTAGGAACAAGTAAGATTTTAACGCGTGAAGAAGAGATTAAATATGCTAAAATGCTTGAATCAAAAGATGATGAAGAACGCAAATATGGTCGTGACAAATTAATTACTTCAAACTTAAAATTAGTTGTTTCGGTGGCCAGAAAACATTTAAACCGGGGATTAGATTTTTCGGATTTAATTGAAGAAGGTAATATTGGTTTAATGAAAGCCGTTGATAAATTTGACTATAAACGTGGGTTTAAGTTTTCAACTTATGCAACATGATGGATTCGTCAGGCAATTACCCGCGCAATTGCTGACCAAGCCCGAACAATTAGAATTCCTGTTCATATGGTCGAAACAATTAATAAATTAACAAGAATTGAGCGTCAGTTAACCCAAGAGTTAGGTCGTGAACCAAGTTTTGATGAAATTGCTGAAAGAATGGGGCAAGGAATGACTGGGGAAAAGGTTCGGGAAATTAAAAGATTATCAATTGAACCAGTATCATTAGAAAAACCAATTGGCGATGAAGATGATACCCATTTTGGTGATTTTGTTGATGACAAAGATATTTTTACCCCTGATGAATATGCGGAAAAAGAATCATTACGGGAAGTAATTGACGAAGTTTTTCATGAAATTTTATCAGCACGAGAAGAAAAAGTTATTCGTATGCGTTTTGGGATTTTACCAACAAAATTACGAACAGTGTTACGCCTAGCAAAAGAATGTGAAGATGAAACCTTCCCAGAGTTAGTTCAAACAATTAAAACGCTTGATATTCACTATGATACTCCAATTGAAAAAGTTCAGAGTCGTAAAAACAAATTAATTGATAAACATTTATCAAAATATGATTCACCAAAAACTTTAGAAGAAGTAGGGCGGGAATTTAAAGTTACAAGAGAACGAATTCGTCAAATTGAAGCTAAAACAATTCGCAAATTTAAACCAAATCAAGCAACATCAAAAGCAAAAGTATTAAAAGATTTCTTTAAAGGATAA